The Miltoncostaea oceani genome includes a region encoding these proteins:
- a CDS encoding NAD(P)/FAD-dependent oxidoreductase: MSGPRVTVLGAGVVGAACARHLADGGARVRVRDPGAGRAAASWAAAGILSPSHPERLPDAVHLLADRSRDLWDDLGRRHPAVELRRTGLVVRGAEPEWLAWRRARGLAVEEAAWPGSAGDGAPAHRFPEVAVVRSPRVAPALLGDLPVDRGPVPSPGALRDEADVVVIATGAWAAPHLAEAGLDLAVAPRRGQMLLFSSGDLGTVLMEGAREGVAVPRADGRVVAGTTLEDAGFDAGTVDADLDRLEGWARAAVPGLGRREDAWAGLRPWSPRATPVIDRLAPGVVAAVGHFRNGILLAPATGELVADLVLGRAPHVDPAPFRAAR, encoded by the coding sequence GTGAGCGGCCCCCGGGTCACGGTGCTGGGGGCGGGCGTCGTCGGCGCGGCGTGCGCCCGGCACCTGGCCGATGGGGGCGCGCGGGTGCGGGTGCGCGACCCGGGGGCGGGGCGGGCCGCCGCGTCGTGGGCGGCCGCCGGGATCCTCTCCCCCTCGCACCCGGAGCGCCTGCCCGACGCGGTCCACCTGCTCGCCGACCGCAGCCGGGACCTCTGGGACGACCTCGGGCGGCGCCACCCGGCGGTGGAGCTGCGGCGCACGGGGCTGGTGGTCCGGGGCGCCGAGCCGGAGTGGCTCGCATGGCGCCGCGCGCGCGGGCTGGCGGTGGAGGAGGCCGCCTGGCCCGGGTCCGCCGGGGACGGCGCCCCGGCGCACCGGTTCCCGGAGGTCGCGGTGGTGCGGTCGCCGCGGGTCGCCCCGGCCCTCCTCGGGGACCTCCCCGTCGACCGGGGCCCGGTGCCGTCCCCCGGCGCCCTCCGCGACGAGGCCGACGTCGTCGTGATCGCGACGGGCGCGTGGGCGGCGCCGCACCTCGCCGAGGCCGGGCTCGACCTCGCCGTCGCCCCGCGCCGCGGCCAGATGCTGCTGTTCTCCTCCGGCGACCTCGGCACGGTGCTGATGGAGGGGGCCCGGGAGGGCGTCGCGGTGCCGCGCGCCGACGGCCGCGTCGTGGCCGGGACGACCCTCGAGGACGCCGGGTTCGACGCCGGGACCGTGGACGCCGACCTCGACCGCCTGGAGGGGTGGGCGCGCGCGGCGGTCCCCGGGCTGGGACGGCGGGAGGACGCCTGGGCGGGCCTGCGCCCCTGGTCACCGCGCGCCACCCCCGTGATCGACCGGCTCGCCCCCGGCGTCGTCGCGGCCGTCGGGCACTTCCGCAACGGGATCCTGCTCGCGCCCGCCACCGGCGAGCTGGTCGCCGACCTCGTCCTCGGCCGCGCCCCCCACGTCGATCCCGCGCCGTTCCGGGCGGCCCGGTGA
- a CDS encoding PH domain-containing protein: MDLLDGERILWRGRPSWRAHLSFYILWIPLALLPVIGAGLLRATDTGTGLPYWQWLLISLVLLAVVVVWDTLQRYATLYLVTTQRLRVRRGILARKEQTARFERVQNVNISQSFLDRLMKVGSVEFDTAGSDVDDSGFHYTGIADPQRLVRIVAEYSHQAHGTDATTTGL, from the coding sequence ATGGACTTGCTCGACGGCGAGAGGATCCTCTGGCGGGGCCGCCCGTCGTGGCGCGCCCACCTCAGCTTCTACATCCTGTGGATCCCGCTGGCGCTGCTCCCGGTGATCGGCGCGGGGCTGCTGCGCGCGACGGACACCGGCACGGGGCTGCCGTACTGGCAGTGGCTGCTGATCTCGCTGGTCCTGCTCGCCGTCGTGGTCGTGTGGGACACGTTGCAGCGGTACGCGACCCTGTACCTGGTGACGACGCAGCGGCTCCGGGTGCGGCGCGGCATCCTCGCCCGCAAGGAGCAGACCGCGCGGTTCGAGCGCGTGCAGAACGTCAACATCTCGCAGAGCTTCCTCGACCGGCTGATGAAGGTCGGGTCGGTGGAGTTCGACACGGCGGGCTCCGACGTCGACGACAGCGGCTTCCACTACACCGGCATCGCCGACCCGCAGCGCCTCGTCCGGATCGTGGCGGAGTACTCCCACCAGGCCCACGGGACGGACGCGACCACCACCGGTCTCTGA
- a CDS encoding cation diffusion facilitator family transporter codes for MHENARANRAAALLSVASNTVLMIAKLIVGLLTGSVAVLSDAANSGGDLVASGIAFAGVRAAARPADHDHPYGHEKTENLAALIEGVLVLLAGAVVAVEAGRRLVDGSAGLVGVDLAVAVMVFSAVANLAVSARLRRVARRTGSPAIEADAAHLASDVWTSGGAAVGLVIVAATGWTRVDAVVGVAISLYVIWIGARLAWRAAQVLLDTALPPEEMQAIEVVLAGFSRDEDISFHALRGRRAGSKRHVDLHMVVPPDTTVRNGHAMSGRVKTAVRDALPNTEVLIHLEDH; via the coding sequence GTGCACGAGAACGCCCGAGCGAACCGCGCCGCCGCGCTCCTGTCGGTGGCGTCCAACACCGTCCTGATGATCGCGAAGCTGATCGTCGGCCTCCTCACGGGCTCCGTCGCCGTGCTCTCCGACGCGGCGAACTCCGGCGGGGACCTCGTCGCGTCGGGGATCGCCTTCGCCGGCGTCCGCGCCGCGGCCCGTCCCGCCGACCACGACCACCCCTACGGCCACGAGAAGACGGAGAACCTCGCGGCGTTGATCGAGGGGGTGCTGGTGCTGCTCGCGGGGGCGGTCGTCGCCGTCGAGGCGGGGCGCCGGCTCGTCGACGGCTCCGCGGGTCTCGTCGGCGTCGACCTCGCCGTCGCGGTGATGGTCTTCTCGGCCGTCGCGAACCTGGCGGTGTCGGCGCGGCTGCGGCGCGTCGCCCGCCGCACGGGGTCCCCCGCCATCGAGGCGGACGCCGCCCACCTCGCCAGCGACGTGTGGACGTCGGGTGGGGCGGCGGTCGGCCTCGTCATCGTCGCCGCGACCGGCTGGACCCGGGTGGACGCGGTCGTCGGCGTCGCCATCTCCCTCTACGTCATCTGGATCGGCGCCCGCCTCGCGTGGCGCGCCGCGCAGGTGCTGCTCGACACGGCCCTCCCGCCGGAGGAGATGCAGGCCATCGAGGTGGTCCTCGCGGGCTTCTCCCGCGACGAGGACATCAGCTTCCACGCCCTCCGCGGCCGCCGCGCCGGCAGCAAGCGGCACGTCGACCTGCACATGGTGGTCCCCCCCGACACCACCGTCCGCAACGGCCACGCCATGAGCGGCCGGGTGAAGACCGCGGTCCGCGACGCGTTGCCGAACACCGAGGTCCTCATCCACCTCGAGGACCACTAG
- a CDS encoding methylglyoxal synthase, which translates to MDDRKRIALIAHDNRKLDLLDWARFNRGTLARHELFGTGTTGALVEAEIGVPVHRFLSGPLGGDQQIGAGIAEGRVDIVIFFWDPLMSQPHDVDVKALLRIAVVHDCPIACNRATADFLLSSPLLGAPYRSMVADAGIPAAV; encoded by the coding sequence TTGGACGATCGCAAGCGCATCGCCCTGATCGCCCACGACAACCGCAAGCTCGATCTCCTGGACTGGGCCCGCTTCAACCGCGGCACCCTCGCGCGCCACGAGCTGTTCGGGACGGGGACGACCGGCGCCCTCGTGGAGGCCGAGATCGGCGTGCCCGTCCACCGCTTCCTGAGCGGACCGCTCGGCGGTGACCAGCAGATCGGCGCCGGCATCGCGGAGGGCCGGGTCGACATCGTCATCTTCTTCTGGGACCCGCTGATGTCCCAGCCGCACGACGTCGACGTGAAGGCGCTGCTGCGGATCGCCGTGGTGCACGACTGCCCGATCGCGTGCAACCGCGCCACCGCGGACTTCCTGCTGTCGTCGCCGCTGCTGGGCGCGCCCTACCGCAGCATGGTCGCGGACGCGGGGATCCCCGCCGCCGTCTGA
- a CDS encoding ArsA family ATPase, with protein MRFVLGKGGAGKSTVAAAMGLASARAGGRALVVEVSGQHHLSRLFRATGVEGDEPAELAPGLFGVSIDAETATEEYLSGQLKIRPLVEILTRSRAFHTFAAAAPGLPELVTVGKIWSMAIAIDAATGRPVWDTITVDCPATGHGIALLETAGNVADLAANGPIRDQASRIQEVVSHPAATGIVVVALPEELAVAEAVEAATILRGHGLPVAATVLNAVHPPRFTDADAPALEAVAGGDGDAPVREAARAALAHLDHQRTDAGYRARLAEEAGLPVIDLPRLVRRRMDLDALGVLADALAGSVAGATS; from the coding sequence CTGCGGTTCGTCCTCGGCAAGGGCGGCGCCGGCAAGAGCACGGTGGCCGCGGCCATGGGCCTCGCCTCCGCGCGGGCCGGCGGACGCGCCCTGGTGGTCGAGGTGTCCGGGCAGCACCACCTGTCGCGGCTCTTCCGCGCGACCGGGGTCGAGGGCGACGAGCCCGCCGAGCTCGCGCCCGGCCTGTTCGGCGTCTCGATCGACGCGGAGACCGCCACCGAGGAGTACCTGTCGGGGCAGCTCAAGATCCGCCCGCTCGTCGAGATCCTCACCCGCAGCCGCGCCTTCCACACGTTCGCGGCCGCCGCGCCGGGCCTGCCGGAGCTGGTGACCGTCGGGAAGATCTGGAGCATGGCGATCGCCATCGACGCGGCGACCGGACGGCCCGTGTGGGACACCATCACGGTCGACTGCCCCGCCACCGGCCACGGCATCGCGCTCCTGGAGACCGCCGGGAACGTCGCCGACCTCGCGGCGAACGGACCGATCCGCGACCAGGCGAGCCGCATCCAGGAGGTCGTCTCCCACCCGGCGGCGACGGGCATCGTGGTCGTCGCGCTGCCGGAGGAGCTCGCGGTGGCCGAGGCGGTCGAGGCGGCCACGATCCTCCGCGGCCACGGGCTCCCGGTGGCCGCGACCGTCCTGAACGCGGTCCACCCGCCCCGGTTCACCGACGCCGACGCCCCGGCCCTCGAGGCCGTCGCCGGCGGCGACGGCGACGCCCCGGTGCGCGAGGCCGCCCGCGCCGCGCTGGCCCACCTCGACCACCAGCGCACCGACGCCGGGTACCGGGCGCGCCTCGCTGAGGAGGCCGGCCTCCCGGTGATCGACCTGCCGCGCCTCGTGCGGCGGCGGATGGACCTCGACGCGCTCGGCGTGCTCGCCGACGCCCTCGCCGGCAGCGTCGCGGGGGCGACGTCGTGA
- a CDS encoding aminopeptidase has protein sequence MTTGTGAGDPRIQQLARLAVEVGANVQPGQVVSVGARPGQEDLARAIASAAYERGARFVDLAWFDPHVKLARLRHAADDTLEYVPPWYGQRALGLGELAAATIALAGPTAPGLFDDVDPVRAGRDRLPSVREGIAVLMEAKINWTVVPCPNPAWAGVVFPDLPPDEALERLWTQIAHICRLDEPDPAAAWRARGDELAASAARLDERRLTALRFRGPGTDLTVGLLPGSTWVGGIDHRRDGLEHLPNIPTEEVFTTPDPLRTEGVVTSTRPLDLGGTVVEGLRVRFEGGRAVEITADAGAETLRARVAVDEGGTRLGEVALVDGSGRIGPLGTVFYDTLLDENAASHIALGAGYPKGAPGEDPGRINDSQIHIDFMIGGPDVTVTGVAHDGTESPVLSGGAWM, from the coding sequence ATGACGACCGGCACCGGCGCGGGGGATCCGCGCATCCAGCAGCTCGCCCGCCTCGCCGTCGAGGTGGGGGCCAACGTCCAGCCCGGGCAGGTGGTCTCGGTGGGCGCGCGACCCGGGCAGGAGGACCTCGCCCGCGCGATCGCGTCGGCCGCCTACGAGCGCGGCGCGCGCTTCGTCGACCTCGCCTGGTTCGACCCCCACGTGAAGCTCGCGCGCCTGCGCCACGCCGCCGACGACACGCTCGAGTACGTGCCCCCCTGGTACGGGCAGCGGGCCCTCGGCCTCGGCGAGCTCGCGGCCGCGACGATCGCGCTGGCCGGGCCGACGGCCCCCGGCCTCTTCGACGACGTCGACCCGGTGCGGGCGGGACGCGACCGCCTGCCGTCGGTGCGCGAGGGCATCGCGGTGCTGATGGAGGCGAAGATCAACTGGACCGTCGTCCCCTGCCCCAACCCGGCGTGGGCGGGCGTGGTCTTCCCCGACCTCCCGCCCGACGAGGCGCTGGAGCGGCTGTGGACCCAGATCGCCCACATCTGCCGCCTCGACGAACCCGATCCCGCGGCGGCGTGGCGCGCCCGCGGCGACGAGCTCGCCGCGTCCGCGGCGCGGCTCGACGAGCGGCGCCTCACCGCCCTCCGCTTCCGCGGCCCCGGCACCGACCTCACCGTCGGCCTGCTGCCCGGATCGACGTGGGTCGGCGGGATCGACCACCGCCGCGACGGCCTGGAGCACCTCCCCAACATCCCGACGGAGGAGGTCTTCACGACGCCCGACCCCCTCCGGACGGAGGGCGTCGTCACGTCGACGCGGCCCCTCGACCTCGGCGGCACCGTCGTCGAGGGCCTCCGGGTGCGCTTCGAGGGCGGGCGGGCCGTCGAGATCACCGCCGACGCGGGCGCCGAGACGCTCCGCGCGCGCGTCGCCGTGGACGAGGGCGGCACGCGCCTCGGGGAGGTCGCGCTGGTCGACGGCAGCGGGCGGATCGGCCCCCTCGGGACCGTGTTCTACGACACCCTGCTCGACGAGAACGCCGCGAGCCACATCGCCCTCGGCGCCGGCTACCCGAAGGGCGCCCCCGGCGAGGACCCCGGGCGCATCAACGACAGCCAGATCCACATCGACTTCATGATCGGGGGACCCGACGTGACGGTCACCGGCGTCGCGCACGACGGCACGGAGTCACCCGTGCTGAGCGGCGGTGCCTGGATGTAG
- a CDS encoding DUF6687 family protein yields MTVAARPDPRTLPRVADDAEFVPPEALAGRPHAQVDGARLDGTVLSLSHWPGSGTPDALRADTSALIVERYLDAGAAGPEVRLVSTNHYDEDGLLAIWLLRERPPAGAPARRLAVAAAEAGDFGTWTDPAAPRVAIAAMAMAERRTTPFPDVGRILARAGGSDPAGLLHQAILPRVAGLLADPDRYRMLWRPRWDRIAADVALLDAGDAVIDEVPDADLAILRTPRPLDPMAVHPRTRRMRVLTATPDGVLSLAHRYETWVDYVSRPLAPRVDLTPLAARLQRDEARPVRWLFEGVGAITPRLLPAGPDGRPAPTSWGADALADALVRFLGSAVAA; encoded by the coding sequence ATGACGGTCGCCGCGCGTCCCGACCCGCGCACACTCCCCCGCGTCGCCGACGACGCGGAGTTCGTCCCGCCCGAGGCGCTCGCGGGGCGCCCCCACGCACAGGTGGACGGCGCCCGGCTCGACGGCACGGTGCTCTCGTTGTCGCACTGGCCGGGCAGCGGCACCCCCGACGCCCTGCGGGCCGACACCAGCGCCCTGATCGTCGAGCGCTACCTCGACGCGGGCGCCGCCGGGCCCGAGGTGCGGCTCGTCAGCACGAACCACTACGACGAGGACGGGCTGCTCGCGATCTGGCTGCTGCGCGAGCGCCCGCCCGCCGGGGCGCCCGCCCGCCGCCTGGCCGTCGCCGCCGCGGAGGCCGGCGACTTCGGCACCTGGACCGACCCCGCCGCGCCGCGGGTGGCGATCGCCGCGATGGCGATGGCCGAGCGCCGCACGACGCCGTTCCCCGATGTCGGCCGCATCCTCGCCCGCGCGGGCGGGAGCGACCCGGCGGGCCTCCTGCACCAGGCGATCCTGCCGCGGGTCGCGGGCCTGCTCGCCGACCCCGACCGCTACCGGATGCTCTGGCGGCCGCGGTGGGACCGCATCGCCGCCGACGTGGCGCTGCTCGACGCCGGGGACGCCGTGATCGACGAGGTCCCCGACGCGGACCTCGCGATCCTCCGCACCCCCCGCCCCCTCGATCCGATGGCGGTGCACCCCCGCACCCGGCGCATGCGGGTGCTGACCGCGACGCCCGACGGCGTCCTCTCCCTCGCCCACCGCTACGAGACCTGGGTCGACTACGTCAGCCGGCCGCTCGCCCCGCGGGTCGACCTGACCCCGCTCGCCGCGCGGCTGCAACGCGACGAGGCGCGCCCCGTCCGGTGGCTGTTCGAGGGGGTCGGGGCGATCACCCCGCGCCTCCTGCCCGCGGGGCCGGACGGGCGGCCCGCGCCGACGTCGTGGGGCGCCGACGCCCTCGCCGACGCGCTCGTGCGCTTCCTCGGGTCGGCGGTGGCGGCGTGA
- a CDS encoding PhzF family phenazine biosynthesis protein — translation MSALAWVDVFAAGPLSGNPLAVVLDADDWTAARMQALAAELGISETAFVIAAGPGADHRVRIFTPVRELPMAGHPVVGTAWVLHAGGRTGERARLETGVGVMATHVRGGVATVALGPVAPGAEVDPYEAARAVGLPSAARARIWSAGVPQLMLEAPDATAVRDARPDHDALRRLGERDGWVGVSLYALDGSGGRLRADVRHFAPLVGVPEDPVTGSAAGALGGCIAAARAPGGGELEMVVRQTTAAGRGGEVAVRVEMTGDGSGRVRIGGRVVPLFEGRFVDEDAARGASGR, via the coding sequence GTGAGCGCCCTGGCGTGGGTCGACGTCTTCGCGGCGGGGCCGCTGAGCGGCAACCCCCTGGCGGTGGTCCTCGACGCCGACGACTGGACCGCGGCGCGGATGCAGGCCCTCGCCGCCGAGCTCGGCATCTCCGAGACGGCCTTCGTGATCGCCGCCGGGCCGGGCGCCGACCACCGCGTCCGCATCTTCACCCCCGTCCGCGAGCTGCCGATGGCCGGACACCCCGTCGTGGGGACGGCGTGGGTGCTCCACGCCGGGGGACGCACCGGCGAGCGCGCCCGCCTCGAGACCGGGGTGGGCGTCATGGCCACCCACGTGCGGGGCGGCGTCGCGACCGTCGCCCTCGGTCCCGTCGCGCCGGGCGCGGAGGTCGACCCGTACGAGGCGGCCCGGGCCGTGGGCCTGCCGTCCGCGGCGCGCGCCCGCATCTGGAGCGCCGGCGTGCCGCAGCTGATGCTGGAGGCCCCCGACGCGACCGCCGTGCGCGACGCGCGGCCCGACCACGACGCCCTCCGCCGGCTCGGCGAGCGCGACGGATGGGTCGGCGTCAGCCTCTACGCCCTCGACGGGTCCGGGGGTCGGCTCCGCGCCGACGTGCGCCACTTCGCCCCCCTGGTCGGCGTGCCGGAGGACCCCGTCACGGGGTCCGCGGCGGGGGCCCTCGGCGGGTGCATCGCCGCGGCCCGTGCCCCCGGCGGGGGGGAGCTCGAGATGGTCGTCCGCCAGACCACGGCGGCGGGTCGCGGTGGCGAGGTCGCCGTGCGCGTCGAGATGACCGGGGACGGCTCCGGACGGGTACGGATCGGCGGGCGGGTCGTCCCCCTCTTCGAGGGACGGTTCGTCGACGAGGACGCGGCGCGGGGGGCCTCCGGGAGGTAA
- the acs gene encoding acetate--CoA ligase — MSSDSPNITSLELEDRRFPPPDDFAAQANAREELYAEAAADPEAFWTRQTTELLTWETPPTQGVDRSNPPFFTWFADGTLNASVNCLDRHLETRGDRVAFHWEGEPDERVDITYRDLHERVCRLANGLRARGVGKGDRVAIYLGMVPEIVVAMLACARIGAPHTVIFGGFSPDSVRDRVVDCGVTAMITGDGAWRGGKLVALKANVDTALEGAPDVHTCIVVRRTENEVGWVEDRDVWYHDLVADQPAECAPEMVGAEHPLYILYTSGSTGKPKGILHTTGGYLTGVAATHRWVFDLKDDDVYWCAADAGWVTGHSYIVYGPLANGATSVLYEGAPGTPDKDRWWQIVERYAVTILYCAPTAIRTFMKWGVEYPKRHDLSSLRLLGSVGEPINPEAWIWYRDTIGGGTCPVVDTWWQTETGNIMISPLPGVSTLKPGSASRPLPGITADVVDGEGRSVPLGQGGYLVLTEPWPAMLRTLYGDDDRFVETYWSQYEGMYLAGDGCRRDKDGDYWLLGRIDDVMNVSGHRLSTIEIESALVDHPKVAEAAVVGRSDETTGQAIAAFVTLKGDVVGDEALIAELRQHVATKIGGIARPKSIVLTDDLPKTRSGKIMRRLLRDISENRQLGDVTTLANEDVVSDIAGQAEKARSADSG; from the coding sequence ATGAGCAGCGACTCGCCCAACATCACCTCCCTCGAGCTCGAGGACCGGCGCTTCCCGCCGCCCGACGACTTCGCGGCGCAGGCGAACGCACGCGAGGAGCTGTACGCCGAGGCGGCGGCCGACCCGGAGGCCTTCTGGACCCGGCAGACCACGGAGCTCCTCACCTGGGAGACGCCGCCCACCCAGGGCGTCGACCGGTCCAACCCGCCGTTCTTCACGTGGTTCGCCGACGGGACCCTGAACGCCAGCGTCAACTGCCTCGACCGGCACCTCGAGACGCGCGGCGACCGCGTCGCGTTCCACTGGGAGGGCGAGCCGGACGAGCGGGTCGACATCACGTACCGCGACCTCCACGAGCGGGTCTGCCGCCTCGCCAACGGCCTCCGCGCCCGCGGCGTCGGTAAGGGCGACCGCGTCGCGATCTACCTCGGGATGGTCCCTGAGATCGTCGTGGCGATGCTGGCCTGCGCCCGCATCGGCGCACCCCACACCGTCATCTTCGGCGGCTTCTCCCCCGACTCCGTGCGCGACCGCGTCGTCGACTGCGGCGTCACCGCCATGATCACCGGCGACGGCGCGTGGCGCGGCGGCAAGCTCGTCGCCCTCAAGGCGAACGTCGACACCGCCCTCGAGGGCGCCCCCGACGTCCACACCTGCATCGTGGTGCGGCGCACGGAGAACGAGGTCGGGTGGGTCGAGGACCGCGACGTCTGGTACCACGACCTCGTCGCCGACCAGCCCGCCGAGTGCGCGCCCGAGATGGTCGGCGCCGAGCACCCGCTCTACATCCTCTACACGTCCGGCTCGACGGGGAAGCCGAAGGGGATCCTCCACACGACCGGCGGCTACCTGACGGGCGTCGCCGCGACGCACCGGTGGGTGTTCGACCTGAAGGACGACGACGTCTACTGGTGCGCCGCCGACGCCGGCTGGGTCACCGGGCACAGCTACATCGTCTACGGGCCGCTCGCGAACGGGGCGACCAGCGTCCTCTACGAGGGGGCGCCCGGCACGCCCGACAAGGACCGCTGGTGGCAGATCGTCGAGCGGTACGCCGTCACGATCCTCTACTGCGCGCCGACCGCGATCCGCACCTTCATGAAGTGGGGGGTGGAGTACCCGAAGCGGCACGACCTGTCGTCGCTCCGGCTGCTCGGCTCGGTCGGCGAGCCGATCAACCCCGAGGCGTGGATCTGGTACCGCGACACCATCGGCGGCGGCACCTGCCCCGTCGTGGACACCTGGTGGCAGACGGAGACCGGCAACATCATGATCTCGCCGCTCCCGGGGGTCAGCACCCTGAAGCCGGGCTCCGCGTCCCGCCCCCTCCCCGGCATCACCGCCGACGTCGTCGACGGCGAGGGCCGCAGCGTGCCCCTCGGCCAGGGCGGCTACCTCGTGCTGACCGAGCCGTGGCCGGCGATGCTGCGCACCCTCTACGGCGACGACGACCGGTTCGTCGAGACCTACTGGAGCCAGTACGAGGGCATGTACCTCGCGGGCGACGGCTGCCGCCGCGACAAGGACGGCGACTACTGGCTGCTCGGGCGCATCGACGACGTCATGAACGTCTCCGGCCACCGGCTCTCGACGATCGAGATCGAGTCGGCCCTCGTCGACCACCCGAAGGTCGCGGAGGCCGCCGTCGTCGGCCGCAGCGACGAGACCACCGGCCAGGCCATCGCCGCGTTCGTCACCCTCAAGGGGGACGTCGTCGGCGACGAGGCCCTCATCGCCGAGCTCCGCCAGCACGTCGCCACCAAGATCGGCGGCATCGCGCGGCCGAAGTCGATCGTGCTGACCGACGACCTCCCGAAGACGCGCTCCGGCAAGATCATGCGCCGCCTGCTGCGCGACATCTCCGAGAACCGCCAGCTCGGCGACGTCACCACCCTCGCCAACGAGGACGTGGTGAGCGACATCGCCGGGCAGGCCGAGAAGGCGAGGTCCGCCGACTCCGGGTGA
- a CDS encoding ArsA family ATPase, translating into MIDDLSTRRLVVCAGAGGVGKTTVSAGIALRLAAEGARTVVVTIDPARRLATALGMTGLSDEPQRVPADGVLPEGAGELWALQLDAKATFDRLVGRYAADDAARDRILGNRIYRHLSGAVAGAQEYMAVERLHELVEEGRFERIVLDTPPATNALDFLDAPQRITRFIEGRALRLLIRPGMAAGGIGWKIIHAGSGTVLSLLERLTGAQLLRDVGEFLAGFEGMYQGFAERAQAVRALLLSDDAAFVVVAAPDPDPLEQAVALAARLREEGFPLAGVVLNRVHRLPPGGPPAAGSLAAALAGAGAPDPEGLADRAAAALADEQVLGLRDLDAREGLRGAVGADRVTEIPAFVREPVELTGIAEVAAALGR; encoded by the coding sequence GTGATCGACGACCTCTCGACGCGCCGGCTCGTCGTCTGCGCCGGCGCCGGCGGCGTCGGCAAGACCACCGTCTCGGCGGGCATCGCCCTGCGCCTCGCCGCCGAGGGCGCCCGCACCGTGGTGGTGACCATCGACCCGGCGCGCCGCCTCGCCACCGCACTCGGCATGACCGGCCTCTCCGACGAACCCCAGCGGGTCCCCGCCGACGGGGTGCTCCCGGAGGGCGCCGGCGAGCTGTGGGCCCTCCAGCTCGACGCGAAGGCCACGTTCGACCGCCTCGTCGGCCGGTACGCCGCCGACGACGCCGCCCGCGACCGCATCCTCGGCAACCGCATCTACCGCCACCTGTCGGGCGCCGTCGCCGGCGCCCAGGAGTACATGGCGGTCGAGCGCCTCCACGAGCTCGTGGAGGAGGGACGGTTCGAGCGGATCGTGCTGGACACGCCCCCCGCGACGAACGCCCTCGACTTCCTAGACGCGCCCCAGCGGATCACGCGGTTCATCGAGGGACGCGCCCTGCGCCTGCTGATCCGGCCCGGCATGGCCGCCGGCGGCATCGGCTGGAAGATCATCCACGCGGGATCCGGGACGGTGCTGTCGCTCCTGGAGCGGCTCACGGGCGCCCAGCTGCTCCGCGACGTCGGCGAGTTCCTCGCGGGGTTCGAGGGGATGTACCAGGGCTTCGCGGAGCGGGCGCAGGCGGTGCGCGCGCTGCTCCTGAGCGACGACGCGGCGTTCGTCGTGGTCGCCGCCCCCGACCCCGACCCCCTCGAGCAGGCCGTCGCGCTCGCCGCGCGGCTGCGGGAGGAGGGCTTCCCGCTCGCCGGGGTCGTCCTGAACCGCGTCCACCGGCTGCCGCCGGGCGGGCCCCCCGCCGCGGGATCCCTCGCGGCGGCCCTCGCCGGCGCGGGCGCCCCCGACCCGGAGGGCCTCGCGGACCGTGCCGCGGCGGCGCTCGCCGACGAGCAGGTGCTGGGGCTGCGCGACCTCGACGCGCGCGAGGGGCTGAGGGGGGCGGTCGGGGCGGACCGCGTCACCGAGATCCCGGCGTTCGTCCGCGAGCCCGTGGAGCTGACCGGCATCGCCGAGGTCGCGGCGGCCCTCGGGCGGTGA
- a CDS encoding GAP family protein, translating to MGVAIGQSLPFAVGLALSPFPLVAMVLILGAPGGRATGAVFALASVVGVAAVGVVVLLLAGDEAATGSGRPATWVSVLRLAIGLGLVALAASKWRGRPAPGDTPALPGWMGRIDGLRPGGAAGMGLLLSALNPKNLALAVAGSAAIAQAELPAGSAAVALALFVVVATLGVTAPLAMSVVLGHRGDRVLAAVKDGMVRHNDVILAVLALVIGATLIGDAISGFSA from the coding sequence ATGGGCGTCGCGATCGGGCAGAGCCTGCCGTTCGCGGTCGGCCTCGCCCTCAGCCCCTTCCCCCTGGTCGCGATGGTCCTCATCCTCGGCGCCCCGGGCGGGCGGGCGACGGGGGCGGTCTTCGCCCTCGCCTCGGTCGTCGGCGTCGCCGCGGTGGGCGTCGTGGTTCTCCTGCTCGCGGGCGACGAGGCGGCGACCGGGTCCGGTCGGCCCGCCACGTGGGTGAGCGTGCTGCGGCTCGCCATCGGCCTCGGGCTCGTGGCCCTCGCGGCGTCGAAGTGGCGGGGCCGGCCGGCGCCCGGTGACACACCCGCGCTGCCGGGCTGGATGGGCCGCATCGACGGCCTCCGCCCCGGGGGCGCCGCCGGGATGGGCCTGCTGCTGTCGGCCCTCAACCCGAAGAACCTCGCCCTCGCCGTCGCGGGTTCCGCGGCGATCGCCCAGGCCGAGCTGCCCGCGGGGTCCGCCGCCGTCGCCCTCGCCCTCTTCGTCGTGGTCGCGACCCTCGGGGTGACGGCGCCGCTCGCCATGTCGGTCGTGCTCGGCCACCGCGGAGACCGGGTCCTCGCCGCCGTGAAGGACGGGATGGTCCGCCACAACGACGTGATCCTCGCGGTGCTCGCGCTGGTGATCGGCGCGACGTTGATCGGGGACGCGATCTCCGGGTTCTCGGCCTGA